CTGCTTGCCGATCGCCAACCGTTGCCATCGTTGTAAGCaactaaggaagaagaagaaaaagaaatcaattaaaaaatcactttaaaaataaaataaaatataattaaacatcattttaaaaataaaaatggaatataattgaaaatcaattttaaaataaaataattaaaaatattgaaataattaaaattatttttttgctttatttttaagtttcaaccgaatattaaaaatattatcattttcctgaaaaatgacttattagatagtatttttcaaaaatattatatttttatgaaatgaatgAAACCTTAAAAGACCACCCATCATGAGGCCATCAATAATGCCTAGGCGCTCTCAAGGAAGCTCGGAGATCGTGCTCTCCTCGCAGCCTCAAAGTCGTTCTTCTCCAGCGGAGACGGAGAAAGAGTTCGTGAGTCGGCAAAAGGGGAGAGAGCGTTCATACGGCAGTCATCTCCCTTGACGAGATGCAAAAATTGTGAAGTCCCATTTGAAGCTTCTTCAATTTGGGTAAACCAAATAATGCCGAACAAAATTGACCTTGACGTTGCGTTGGAATAAATATGTGAATTGCACATGTaaattgataagttttatgttttatttgaaataatattcatCTTGAAGATTCTTTATAAAGTTTCGATTAGGAGATAATCGGAACGAGTCAAATAAAATGCTAGCAGACTAACGAaatccataaaaagaaaaaaagaaaagaatatggaCGCTAACGAAatgtaataaataatatatggcaaatgaatttctacttgttatgttcctttttcttgggGTGAAGTTGCTAGCTTCGACGATGGGGTAGCAGGTGGCGCTCACGTGCATCCCGGGGTTGACCGCCACAACGACGGATTCAGTCAAAACTTTGACATTCGACTCCCggattgatgaagaaaatttagGCCGACCGAAGCTCTTGTCCTCGTGTTGACAATGGCGACTCTTTCGCTTTCTTTGTTGATCCAGTCGAATCATCAGTTCACAGACAAGCGTTCGATGTTAGGTGTCGAAAGCGAACGCGGAGAAGTTgccccctcttcctcttccaccTCAGCAGCAGCTTCTCTACTTGTTTTGTTGACCACGCAAGCAATCCCGCGATTCTCTTCTTGAAAAGTAaacgggaggaggaggaggaggaggagacgagACCCGTGAGGTGATTCCCATGGCCGCGTGAGTTCTTGCTTGCTCTCTCGCGCGCGCGCAGCTTCTGTCGATTGCTCTTCCGTGTTTTTGTCCGTACTGCCTTTCGGAACCAAAACGGGTGCTTCCCAGATGAACCGTCCCGCTTGTTCGTCCACCTGCAATGCGTCCCGGTCCGGCTGTCCGTCGAGCcccggcggcgacggcgacggcgggggccGTCGGTCATGCAGAGGCGGCTTACGAGGCAGAGGCTCCGGTACGCGACGGACGACGAGGTCGGGTTGTCCCACGAGGGCGGCTTCTCTCGGTCGACGCTGGCCCACGTGGGCGGCTTCTCTCGGTCGACGCCGGTGTCGCCCGAGTCAACGCCGGTGGTGCGGTCGCCGGGACGGTCCGAACGCTTTTGGTCGACGGCGGTGCCTCAACCGTTGCCGGTGCCGTTGCCGTTGCCCGAGATGGCTTGTTTGAGGATAGCGCCGGATAGAAATGGATTGGCCGAGGTATGGAGGTAGGGCTGCTTTATATCTGACGAGCTTGGCCACGATAATACGAGTCTTGGGTTGCCTGAATTTGCCTTGAAATGGTTGTTGAAGAGCATTGGTTTAATGATGACGCTATGGTCATTGGCATGTGCACTAATACGGAAAGCTTGATATGTTTCGCCTGCGTTTTGAACTGTTAATGGCAGCTGATTGTTGTTCTTTGTCAAGATTCGGTCAGAAAATCAATGGAGATTGTTATTGTTCTAAGTCTAACTGATGTAAGCTAAGCCAATTCGACGCCGTCTATGATGATAAAGAATGCTTATATTAGTGTAACATATATCTGTAGAATCTCTCTTTTCTAAGGAATTCATTTGTtgcttcctttttatttttgaaataaaaagtgagtttttctcCTGTGTTTGGATAGCAACTTATTCTGTATAGACTAAACTAAACTATTgtcagaaaagaaaattgtctgCACTTGTCAGACATACCACTCTACATTTGTTTCTAGTTTCTTATATGCAAAGAGCGAGCAGTGACTTTTATTGATCAAACTATTATGGTTATGATACTCTCAGGAGGAACAGTGGTCAGGTCTCCCCAAAATCGGCTAAACCTTCAACAGACTACAAAAGGGGTTTCATGCGAGACTTGAGTTTGGACAATCACAACTTGCGGATCAATATCCCAGCCAGGAGCGCTCCAGCTAGTAGTCTGTCAAGTCCTTATCTTAGCCCGCATAATCCGGCTACTGGGAACAAATCGACGGTTCCAGATAGTTGGTCTACTTTCAAAGCTCAAACTCCAACCTTGCCGAAGTCTTTGGGTCATCTTTCTCCACTTCAAAGCCCGACTTCAAGAACTCCAAAAAGTCCAAGTGGTACTGCATCATGGTATCAACACAAATCTCTTTCCGAGACTTATAATGCCCATCCATTACCTCTTCCCCCTTCAACATCAAATATTAGCCATGCCACAGAAAGGCAAAACGTGGCATCCGTGACTGGTCAGTGGCAGAAAGGGAAACTTATTGGATGGGGTACATTTGGGAGAGTTTATGCTGCAACCAACAGGTAAGCTCATGCTTTAGAGAATTTATAAATTCTTCATGGTCTGTGAAGTGATTGACCTGTCTCTTTATCAGACAAACGGGAGCTTTATGTGCAATGAAAGAAGTTGACCTAATAATGGACGACCCTAAATCTGCTGAATCTGTGAAGCAGCTGGAGCAGGTTACTGCTGATAACTTCATTTTAAGTGTTACCTTGTAACAGTTATGCCTTGTATGAGCATTAATATGAATCATCAATCTGACAATTAGCTGTGCTCGTCCTCATCATCATCTCACGGTTGCAGGAAATCAGAGTTCTTAGACAATTCAAGCATCAGAATATTGTGCAATATTATGGTAGTGAAATTGTAAGTGCTTTCTAGTTTCTCCAATCTCATTTAGATAGGATGTAGTGCCTTTGTGAAACTTCATAATGAAGGGAGCTCATTCTATCTgcaggttgatgatcacttatgCATATATATGGAGTATGTCTATCCGGGATCAATTAACAAATATGTCCGTGAACATTGTGGAACTATGACTGAATCAGTCGTTCGCTGTTTCACTCGTCACATTTTATCTGGGCTTGCTTATTTGCACAGCAACCGCACAATTCACAGGTGAGCAACAATTTACATGGGATACACATGTACGACTCTCTTTAGCATTAAACTGTGAACAAGTTTCAAATAACAATGCAGACAATGAATACCATAATTGGGGCAAAACTTTTTGACTGAAAAGGAATGTTCCCTGTTTTATTACAAAAAGGCTTTCTGGCTTTGTGCTTTATTATTCTTGCCTGAAGTATAGTTTTAAAGGTTCACAACTTCTTTTGCTCAGTACATTTCCAACTTGAATTGTGCTTGGAACTGTACTCATTTATGTGATTCTTTTGCGAATAGGGATATAAAAGGGGCAAATTTACTCGTTGATGTCACTGGTGTAGTCAAGCTTGCTGATTTTGGGATGGCAAAACATGTAAGCTTGGTTTGCCTCTGCAACTTAAGTTTATTGTAGAACCTGTCTTCATGTGCATTTGCatgttccaacaacttttcatgTTTCCACATGCCAGTTTCTTGCAAAAAATTATCCTTGTTTTACCTTTTGCAcatctttttctgttttttaaaTGGCCTTACATAGTCATTGTTCATTCTTGAAATATTATAAGCACTTGAAGAAAATCATTCAGATCATATACATGCACTTGTTAACTTGAAGTTGTCCTTTGAGAAAACCAGCTGTAGATTCTCAATCATTCTTATTCCACCCCATTAAATTTGGACACTTCTTTTGGTCAGAGAGTATGAAATCCTCTAAAATTCCTTTGTAGTAGTAGTTACCCTCTGTTTGCTGGTCAATGGGTCCATAAGTCCTCGATAAGAACTGGAATGCAACCTCTTCAGCAATTTAAGGCATTGTCATTGATTTAATTTAGTATCATGTCATTTACATTCTTCATATAACAGGAAAACTATATCATGTCTAATTCAGCTGTAGTGATAAGGAAAGTTCTATTTTTTACCTTACACTaaggtaaaataaaagaagaaaactttaaaatttgatttcttttactttatttttacgtCAAGGCCAACCCTAGGAGTATGGACTGTGCTCTCCTATAAATTATTCGGTGTGCTTGAGATTGAAGGCTACCATGCTCAATAGCATCTAGTCAGGTACTAAAAAAGTGTTGAACAGCTCATTGCTAGGAACAAATTGTTGGTTAAATCCATGTTCATGACTCGTTAAAGCATAAAGTCAAAAActtgtctttttgtttttacaAGGCCACTTCTAGGAGCATGGACTATATGGTCCCATTAATTATCTAGTTCTGGAGAGTGAGGATTGTCATATCTTTTGGTGACTAATCAGACACTCAGAAAATCTCAAAACACTTCGTTGTgaggcaattattttttattagctATGTTGTTCAAATAATCTATACATTGGTATTTAATAACCATGTAATTGTTTGTAGCGAGTTTGATTCAAAATGTACTgcatcaaaagaattaattcGG
The window above is part of the Eucalyptus grandis isolate ANBG69807.140 chromosome 6, ASM1654582v1, whole genome shotgun sequence genome. Proteins encoded here:
- the LOC104449352 gene encoding mitogen-activated protein kinase kinase kinase 5 isoform X1; this translates as MACLRIAPDRNGLAEVWRRNSGQVSPKSAKPSTDYKRGFMRDLSLDNHNLRINIPARSAPASSLSSPYLSPHNPATGNKSTVPDSWSTFKAQTPTLPKSLGHLSPLQSPTSRTPKSPSGTASWYQHKSLSETYNAHPLPLPPSTSNISHATERQNVASVTGQWQKGKLIGWGTFGRVYAATNRQTGALCAMKEVDLIMDDPKSAESVKQLEQEIRVLRQFKHQNIVQYYGSEIVDDHLCIYMEYVYPGSINKYVREHCGTMTESVVRCFTRHILSGLAYLHSNRTIHRDIKGANLLVDVTGVVKLADFGMAKHLSGQVSILSLKGSPHWMAPEILLGSMAKEKTSPETAFAVDIWGVGCTIIEMLNGVPPWGELEGPQAMFKVLYRSPPIPEKLSSEGRDFLERCLQRNPAQRPSAEELLQHPFLRNSHDQNGSGFRPLCKLKRVAQR
- the LOC104449352 gene encoding mitogen-activated protein kinase kinase kinase 5 isoform X2, which encodes MDWPRRNSGQVSPKSAKPSTDYKRGFMRDLSLDNHNLRINIPARSAPASSLSSPYLSPHNPATGNKSTVPDSWSTFKAQTPTLPKSLGHLSPLQSPTSRTPKSPSGTASWYQHKSLSETYNAHPLPLPPSTSNISHATERQNVASVTGQWQKGKLIGWGTFGRVYAATNRQTGALCAMKEVDLIMDDPKSAESVKQLEQEIRVLRQFKHQNIVQYYGSEIVDDHLCIYMEYVYPGSINKYVREHCGTMTESVVRCFTRHILSGLAYLHSNRTIHRDIKGANLLVDVTGVVKLADFGMAKHLSGQVSILSLKGSPHWMAPEILLGSMAKEKTSPETAFAVDIWGVGCTIIEMLNGVPPWGELEGPQAMFKVLYRSPPIPEKLSSEGRDFLERCLQRNPAQRPSAEELLQHPFLRNSHDQNGSGFRPLCKLKRVAQR